In the Acidovorax sp. A79 genome, one interval contains:
- a CDS encoding alpha-E domain-containing protein, producing MLSRTADHLFWMSRYTERAENTARMLNVSYETSLLPQSADMAQEGWEGLLSISELIPAYAAKHGKVTPQRVLEFMVRDGDNPSSILSCLRAARENARAVRGALTTEVWETQNQTWLELHRQLEGSAFERDPGQFFEWVKYRSHLSRGVVLGTMLQDEAFHFLRMGTFLERADNTARLLDVKFHAVKNDFFGRASERNQENDFYHWSAILRSVSAFEVYRKVYRDVITPGRVADLLILRRDMPRSLHACLREVVDNLGVVANQQSAETQRRAGRLLADLQYGRIDEILSTGLHAFLTQFLDRVNDLGGGISRDFLVTTGD from the coding sequence ATGCTGAGCCGCACCGCCGACCATCTGTTCTGGATGTCCAGGTACACCGAAAGGGCGGAAAACACCGCCCGCATGCTCAACGTGAGCTACGAAACCTCGCTGCTGCCCCAGTCCGCCGACATGGCGCAGGAAGGCTGGGAAGGGCTGCTGTCCATCAGCGAGCTGATCCCGGCCTATGCCGCCAAGCATGGCAAGGTCACGCCGCAGCGCGTGCTCGAGTTCATGGTGCGCGACGGCGACAACCCCTCGTCCATCCTCTCGTGCCTGCGTGCCGCCCGCGAAAATGCGCGGGCCGTGCGTGGCGCCCTCACCACCGAGGTGTGGGAGACACAGAACCAGACCTGGCTGGAACTGCACCGCCAGCTCGAAGGCAGCGCCTTCGAACGGGATCCGGGGCAGTTCTTCGAATGGGTGAAGTACCGCTCGCACCTGTCGCGCGGCGTGGTGCTGGGCACCATGCTGCAGGACGAGGCTTTTCATTTCCTGCGCATGGGCACCTTCCTGGAGCGGGCGGACAACACCGCGCGCCTGCTGGACGTGAAGTTCCATGCGGTGAAGAACGACTTCTTCGGCCGGGCCAGCGAGCGCAACCAGGAGAACGACTTCTACCATTGGAGCGCCATCCTGCGCAGCGTCTCGGCCTTCGAGGTCTACCGCAAGGTCTACCGCGACGTGATCACCCCCGGCCGCGTGGCCGACCTGCTGATCCTGCGCCGCGACATGCCCCGCTCGCTGCACGCCTGCCTGCGCGAAGTGGTGGACAACCTGGGCGTCGTGGCCAATCAGCAGTCGGCTGAAACGCAGCGCCGCGCGGGCCGCCTGCTGGCCGACCTGCAATATGGCCGCATCGACGAAATCCTGTCGACAGGGCTGCACGCGTTCCTCACGCAGTTCCTTGACCGGGTCAACGACCTGGGAGGGGGCATCAGCCGCGACTTCCTGGTGA
- a CDS encoding circularly permuted type 2 ATP-grasp protein, whose translation MQKFDEMYAMLPFDGSDVREHYKRYAQWLNKQPPDVMQARRAEAEMIFRRVGITFAVYGAKDEGGAGNERLIPFDLIPRIIPAHEWSSMQQGLVQRVTALNRFIHDVYHGQDIIRAGIVPADLILNNAQYRPEMAGVQVPKNIYAHIAGIDIVRAPNAQGEGEYYVLEDNLRVPSGVSYMLENRKMMMRLFPELFSLHKVAPVAHYPDMLLETLRASAPATADEPTVVVLTPGMHNSAYFEHAFLAQQMGVELVEGQDLVVKDKFVYMRTTRGLQRVDVIYRRVDDDFLDPQVFRRNSTLGCHGLMEAYRAGNVGICNAVGTGVADDKSVYPYVPEMIRFYLGQEPILKNVPTWMCRKQDDLQHVLANLKDLVVKEVHGAGGYGMLIGPAATQAEIEDFRRALLANPAGYIAQPTLSLSSCPTYVESGIAPRHIDLRPFVLSGREVQMVAGGLTRVALQEGSLVVNSSQGGGTKDTWVLGEHTAAPALQSQSMGGMTQSQGGF comes from the coding sequence ATGCAGAAATTTGACGAGATGTACGCCATGCTGCCTTTCGATGGCAGCGATGTGCGGGAACACTACAAGCGCTATGCGCAGTGGTTGAACAAACAGCCCCCTGACGTGATGCAGGCCCGCCGGGCCGAGGCCGAGATGATCTTCCGGCGCGTGGGCATCACCTTTGCCGTCTACGGCGCCAAGGATGAGGGCGGGGCGGGCAACGAGCGGCTGATCCCGTTCGACCTGATTCCCCGCATCATCCCGGCCCACGAGTGGAGCAGCATGCAGCAGGGGCTGGTGCAGCGGGTCACGGCCCTCAACCGCTTCATCCACGACGTGTACCACGGCCAGGACATCATCCGCGCCGGCATCGTGCCCGCCGATCTCATCCTCAACAATGCCCAGTACCGGCCGGAGATGGCCGGCGTGCAGGTGCCCAAGAACATCTACGCGCACATCGCCGGCATCGATATCGTGCGCGCCCCCAATGCACAGGGCGAGGGCGAGTACTACGTGCTGGAGGACAACCTGCGCGTGCCCAGCGGCGTGAGCTACATGCTCGAGAACCGCAAGATGATGATGCGGCTCTTCCCCGAGCTGTTCAGCCTGCACAAGGTGGCGCCGGTGGCGCATTACCCCGACATGCTGCTGGAGACCCTGCGCGCCAGCGCGCCCGCCACGGCCGACGAGCCCACGGTGGTGGTCCTGACACCCGGCATGCACAACAGCGCGTACTTCGAGCATGCCTTCCTGGCCCAGCAGATGGGCGTGGAGCTGGTCGAAGGGCAGGACCTCGTGGTCAAGGACAAGTTCGTCTACATGCGCACCACGCGCGGCCTGCAGCGGGTGGACGTGATCTACCGCCGCGTGGACGACGACTTCCTCGACCCGCAGGTGTTCCGCCGCAACTCCACGTTGGGCTGCCACGGCCTCATGGAGGCGTACCGCGCCGGCAATGTCGGCATCTGCAATGCGGTGGGCACGGGCGTGGCCGACGACAAGTCGGTCTACCCCTACGTGCCCGAGATGATCCGCTTCTACCTGGGCCAGGAGCCCATCCTGAAGAATGTGCCCACCTGGATGTGCCGCAAGCAGGACGACCTGCAGCACGTGCTGGCGAACCTGAAGGACCTGGTGGTCAAGGAAGTGCACGGCGCGGGCGGCTACGGCATGCTCATCGGCCCGGCGGCCACGCAGGCCGAGATCGAGGACTTCCGCCGCGCGCTGCTGGCCAACCCGGCAGGCTACATCGCGCAGCCCACGCTCAGCCTGTCCAGCTGCCCCACCTACGTGGAGAGCGGCATCGCGCCGCGCCACATCGACCTGCGCCCCTTCGTGCTCAGCGGCCGCGAGGTGCAGATGGTGGCGGGGGGGCTCACGCGCGTCGCGCTGCAGGAGGGTTCGCTGGTGGTGAATTCCTCGCAGGGCGGCGGGACAAAGGACACCTGGGTGCTGGGGGAGCACACCGCCGCGCCGGCGCTGCAGTCGCAATCCATGGGCGGCATGACGCAATCACAGGGAGGATTCTGA